A single Candidatus Rubidus massiliensis DNA region contains:
- a CDS encoding Type IV secretory pathway, VirB4 components — protein sequence MEEFEKPNFFYLGKFFDPKLKKTTKEVFNYDSKFLTTHAVCVGMTGSGKTGLGITLLEEAALNKIPAIIIDPKGDMGNLLLQFPELSAEEFRPWVDAAEAGRKGESVDEYAKTIAEQWKNGLAKWQEDGKRIERLKESVEMAIYTPASKAGIPLSILGSFSPPTKEQALNTSAVRERVSSITSSLLGMLGIDADPIKSREHILLSKIIEDAWSEGKEVTIEMLIQQIQRPSFDKIGAMALDTFFSSKERTNLAVNLNNLLASPGFQAWMEGESLDIQKLLNNEQGKPKLSIISIAHLSDTERMFFVTLLLNQMIMWMRKQPGTSNLRAIFYMDEIFGFFPPTASPPSKLPMLTMLKQARAFGLGIVLATQNPVDLDYKGLANCGTWFIGRLQTERDKARMIEGLNVASNGDINSKEIDEMIAATNTRIFIMRSIHEKQPLLFETRWTLSYLRGPLTLTQIEKLTDHLDKSVKTNKIESSPNPYSNFKPNVPSGIEEYYVKKDNLSSPIYRPLILGSAKLHFVDTKAKLDLWKVVDLISHPADDGKNVDWQIEDIQANVKQIIQNQPLPDSRYEELPAGLMQEKTYKSFSKTFISWLYQTQIYPLFQFPELGLTSEQNQSEADFRSLVTRTIYQNREINVKKIQEKYNQKIAIIGDKIKRAQDKMSQKQQQAGWQKIQTILAAISTMLGAFFKKKITKGTISEANTSIRKIGRMTKDSQSASQAEEEYNNLRQQLNDLQTQMQDEISRIPVIIDPQSLNIEKLEIRPRKSDISVEKIAIIWWPVE from the coding sequence ATGGAAGAATTTGAAAAACCTAATTTTTTTTATTTAGGAAAGTTTTTTGACCCTAAACTTAAAAAAACGACAAAAGAGGTCTTTAATTATGATTCCAAGTTTTTAACAACTCACGCGGTTTGTGTTGGAATGACAGGAAGTGGTAAAACCGGACTTGGAATCACACTACTTGAAGAAGCAGCTTTAAATAAAATTCCAGCTATTATTATCGATCCTAAAGGTGATATGGGTAACCTTTTATTACAATTCCCTGAATTATCAGCAGAAGAATTTCGCCCTTGGGTTGATGCGGCAGAAGCTGGAAGAAAAGGGGAATCTGTAGATGAATATGCAAAAACTATAGCTGAGCAATGGAAAAATGGACTTGCCAAATGGCAAGAAGATGGGAAAAGAATTGAGCGTTTAAAAGAAAGTGTAGAAATGGCCATTTACACGCCTGCTAGTAAAGCGGGTATTCCCCTTTCCATTTTAGGTTCTTTCTCTCCCCCTACTAAAGAACAAGCTCTCAATACTAGCGCTGTTAGAGAAAGAGTAAGCTCTATAACATCAAGTTTACTTGGAATGCTAGGAATCGATGCAGATCCGATTAAAAGTCGAGAACATATCCTTCTTTCAAAAATAATCGAAGATGCATGGTCCGAGGGAAAAGAAGTGACCATTGAAATGCTAATTCAGCAGATACAACGCCCCTCGTTTGATAAAATAGGCGCAATGGCACTAGATACATTTTTTTCCAGTAAAGAGCGAACCAATTTAGCTGTTAACTTAAATAATCTTTTAGCATCTCCTGGATTTCAAGCATGGATGGAAGGGGAAAGTCTAGATATCCAGAAATTACTGAATAACGAGCAAGGAAAACCAAAATTATCGATCATTTCAATTGCCCATCTTTCAGATACGGAAAGAATGTTTTTTGTTACCTTACTTTTAAATCAAATGATTATGTGGATGCGCAAACAACCTGGCACATCTAATTTACGAGCCATTTTTTACATGGATGAAATCTTTGGTTTTTTCCCACCTACTGCCTCGCCCCCCTCAAAGTTACCCATGCTTACCATGCTAAAACAAGCAAGAGCATTTGGTTTAGGTATTGTTTTAGCTACCCAAAACCCTGTGGATTTAGATTATAAAGGCTTAGCAAACTGTGGCACATGGTTTATTGGTAGGTTACAAACAGAACGAGATAAAGCTCGTATGATTGAAGGATTAAATGTAGCTTCTAATGGCGATATTAATAGCAAAGAAATTGATGAAATGATAGCAGCTACAAATACACGTATTTTTATCATGAGAAGTATTCATGAAAAACAACCTCTTCTTTTTGAAACACGATGGACTTTGTCTTATTTACGAGGGCCTTTAACGTTAACACAAATTGAAAAACTAACAGATCATCTAGATAAATCAGTTAAAACGAATAAAATAGAGTCAAGCCCTAATCCTTACAGTAATTTTAAGCCTAATGTCCCCTCTGGTATTGAAGAATATTACGTAAAAAAAGATAATCTCTCGTCACCCATTTATCGCCCACTAATTTTAGGCTCCGCTAAGCTTCATTTTGTCGATACCAAGGCAAAATTAGATTTATGGAAAGTTGTTGATCTTATCTCTCATCCAGCCGATGATGGCAAAAATGTCGATTGGCAAATAGAAGACATTCAAGCAAATGTTAAACAGATCATACAAAATCAACCTTTACCAGATAGTCGCTACGAAGAGCTACCAGCTGGTCTCATGCAAGAAAAAACTTATAAAAGTTTTAGCAAAACTTTCATTTCTTGGCTTTATCAAACCCAAATTTACCCACTATTCCAATTTCCTGAACTTGGGTTAACTTCTGAACAAAATCAATCAGAAGCTGATTTCAGATCCTTAGTTACAAGAACAATCTATCAAAATAGAGAAATTAACGTTAAGAAAATTCAAGAAAAATACAACCAAAAAATTGCCATTATAGGTGACAAAATTAAACGTGCGCAAGATAAGATGTCACAAAAACAACAACAAGCTGGATGGCAAAAAATACAAACGATTTTAGCTGCCATTTCAACTATGCTAGGAGCGTTTTTTAAAAAGAAAATCACTAAAGGAACAATTAGTGAAGCAAATACTTCTATTAGAAAAATCGGAAGAATGACAAAAGATAGTCAAAGTGCTTCTCAAGCCGAAGAGGAATACAACAATCTAAGACAACAACTAAACGATCTTCAGACTCAAATGCAAGATGAAATTTCTAGAATTCCTGTCATCATCGACCCTCAAAGTTTAAATATTGAGAAATTAGAAATAAGGCCTAGAAAAAGCGATATTTCTGTGGAGAAAATCGCCATTATTTGGTGGCCTGTAGAATAA
- a CDS encoding YheO-like PAS domain protein, whose product MNNLNKYILPYIPMIEASIQLFHPFVEIAVHDLNEGKIVALYHNISKRKVGDISPLHELNVETKQFPDFFNPYYKKNWDGRDLKCTSITVRDDKKHPIALICINVDTSFFQEAQKVFNSFLSIEQDAENPVEMFGGKFDEQIAQSIEHYLQENNLSINHLNRDQKKELVQFLYYKGIFNFKNAAPFVANYLKISRGSIYNHIKSIGD is encoded by the coding sequence ATGAATAATTTAAACAAATATATCTTACCATACATTCCCATGATTGAAGCCAGTATTCAACTCTTTCACCCTTTTGTAGAAATAGCTGTGCATGATTTAAACGAAGGGAAAATTGTTGCTTTATACCATAATATTTCAAAAAGAAAAGTAGGTGACATATCCCCTTTACACGAATTAAATGTTGAAACTAAACAGTTTCCAGATTTCTTTAACCCTTATTATAAAAAAAACTGGGATGGACGAGATTTGAAGTGTACATCAATAACTGTTAGGGATGATAAAAAGCATCCTATTGCTTTAATCTGCATTAATGTCGATACAAGCTTTTTCCAAGAAGCGCAAAAAGTTTTTAATTCATTTCTAAGTATTGAGCAAGACGCAGAAAATCCCGTGGAAATGTTTGGAGGGAAATTTGATGAGCAAATTGCCCAGTCTATTGAACATTATTTGCAAGAGAATAACCTTTCTATAAATCACCTTAACAGGGATCAAAAAAAAGAATTAGTGCAGTTCCTTTACTACAAAGGAATTTTTAATTTTAAAAATGCGGCCCCCTTTGTAGCAAATTATCTGAAGATTTCGAGGGGTTCTATTTACAATCACATAAAATCAATTGGAGATTAA
- the yddE gene encoding putative isomerase YddE, which yields MMHTYKIYHTDAFTNELFGGNPTVTVLEADTLSDKTMKKIAREMNMSETGFVLKSSLADFRLRFFTPPGDEIKFCGHATVGALQTLYREQMFKNRELTIETNAGILQVTIDDSNLNNIKFIFDSPIIDLKPANYDLREMLRSLEINPDLIDLSKPLMLEKTNNYLYFTAKNLKALEKIEPNMQQMIKFANNDKIVIFCIMTNETFDPSFNIHTRGFAPLVGVPEDPFTGSMQGGLAAYAIENDLVNKNSSYIKVEQGHFIQRPGYVKLEVISQNPWKVKLHAQAFSVFYSTLSVSS from the coding sequence ATGATGCATACCTATAAGATTTACCATACTGATGCATTTACAAATGAACTTTTCGGTGGCAATCCAACGGTTACAGTTCTTGAAGCTGATACTTTAAGCGATAAAACTATGAAAAAGATTGCACGTGAAATGAATATGTCAGAAACAGGCTTTGTATTAAAAAGCTCATTGGCAGACTTTCGTTTACGCTTTTTTACACCTCCCGGCGATGAAATAAAATTTTGCGGTCATGCAACAGTTGGAGCTTTACAAACGTTGTATCGGGAGCAAATGTTTAAAAACAGAGAATTAACAATTGAAACTAATGCTGGAATTTTGCAGGTAACTATTGATGATAGTAATCTAAACAATATAAAGTTTATTTTTGATTCTCCTATCATTGATTTAAAACCAGCTAATTATGACTTAAGAGAAATGCTAAGAAGCCTTGAGATAAACCCTGATTTGATTGATTTATCTAAACCATTGATGTTAGAAAAAACAAATAATTACCTTTATTTTACAGCAAAAAACTTGAAAGCTTTAGAAAAAATTGAACCTAATATGCAACAAATGATTAAGTTTGCTAATAATGATAAAATAGTTATTTTTTGCATCATGACAAATGAAACGTTTGATCCGTCTTTTAACATTCATACAAGAGGTTTTGCTCCTCTCGTTGGTGTTCCTGAAGATCCATTTACAGGGTCCATGCAAGGAGGCCTTGCTGCTTATGCTATAGAAAATGATTTAGTTAACAAAAACTCTTCCTATATTAAAGTTGAACAAGGACATTTTATTCAAAGACCTGGCTATGTAAAATTAGAAGTTATAAGCCAAAATCCTTGGAAAGTAAAACTTCATGCACAAGCGTTTTCCGTTTTCTATTCTACACTTTCAGTCAGTTCATGA
- a CDS encoding ornithine cyclodeaminase, protein MKIITIEDLQKELNLEVFIPIIEDAFKAYSAGKTITPPVTHMHFNAPIYGDLHIKCASCIDDPYYSVKIASYFSNNIKNGISNLQSSVHLYEVKTGSLVAIFLDQGFLTHLRTAMAGAICAKLFAPKTINSIGIIGSGIQAYYQLLLLRHVVNCKNVVMWSRNLENGKKFRERKGLHEFHITLAQTPEEVAATSNLIITSTPSTSPLLFSHNIRKGTHITAVGSDTPNKQELDVQIFKIADKIYVDSKAQCSLYGETYHAIKSKKITIDQTQEIGKILSSAKPVRDNDEITVADLTGLGIQDLKIATAFYKLLNF, encoded by the coding sequence ATGAAAATTATCACAATAGAAGATCTACAAAAAGAACTAAACTTAGAAGTTTTTATTCCAATTATTGAAGATGCTTTTAAAGCTTATTCTGCAGGAAAAACAATAACCCCCCCTGTTACTCATATGCATTTTAATGCCCCTATTTATGGGGATTTACATATTAAATGTGCTTCTTGTATTGATGATCCCTATTATTCAGTTAAAATAGCTTCTTATTTTTCTAATAACATAAAAAATGGAATTTCAAACCTACAAAGTTCTGTTCATCTTTATGAGGTGAAAACCGGATCTCTTGTAGCCATTTTTTTAGACCAAGGATTTTTAACGCATTTACGTACAGCAATGGCTGGTGCTATTTGTGCAAAGCTTTTTGCTCCTAAAACAATTAATTCGATTGGAATTATCGGATCTGGAATACAGGCTTACTATCAATTATTACTCTTAAGACACGTTGTCAATTGCAAAAATGTAGTTATGTGGTCTAGAAATCTAGAAAATGGAAAAAAATTTAGAGAACGAAAAGGTTTACACGAGTTTCATATAACTTTAGCACAAACTCCAGAGGAAGTTGCTGCGACTTCTAATTTGATTATAACTTCGACACCATCTACATCTCCGCTTCTATTCTCCCACAATATAAGGAAAGGTACTCATATTACAGCAGTTGGTTCAGACACTCCTAACAAACAAGAGTTAGATGTGCAAATATTTAAAATTGCTGATAAAATTTATGTTGATAGTAAAGCTCAATGTTCTCTTTATGGAGAAACATATCATGCTATAAAAAGTAAAAAAATAACAATTGATCAAACTCAAGAAATTGGCAAAATATTATCAAGTGCAAAACCAGTAAGAGACAATGACGAAATAACTGTTGCAGACTTAACAGGACTTGGAATACAGGACCTAAAAATAGCAACCGCGTTTTATAAATTACTTAATTTTTAA
- the map_2 gene encoding Methionine aminopeptidase: MNQSYKNNFIQAGLIAKQIRSYGKSLIKPGASYNEVINKINQKIVELDAIAAFPPQIALNEIAAHFLPDPDEDIIFSDEVVKLDVGICYQGAIGDCAVTIDLSGKYQHLLNAVENALQEAQNIIKVGLELKEIGKVIYQTISKFNCSTIKTLSGHGLGKYKIHTSPVIPNYDNKSTAIIKPGMTFAIEPFASTGSGHIDEVGFPYIFSQKRLVSQKKEKEKMVYEKIKAYNGLPFAMHDLRIDGISLAELKKIIHEFQKVGMIEGYAALVETSSGMVAQAENSVLVDEDGKVFITTQ, encoded by the coding sequence ATGAACCAATCCTATAAAAACAATTTTATTCAAGCAGGTCTAATTGCCAAGCAGATAAGAAGCTATGGTAAGTCTTTGATAAAACCTGGTGCCTCATACAATGAAGTAATCAATAAAATTAATCAAAAAATTGTGGAATTAGATGCTATTGCTGCGTTTCCACCTCAAATTGCTCTAAATGAAATAGCAGCTCATTTTTTACCAGATCCTGACGAAGATATTATTTTTTCCGATGAAGTTGTAAAACTAGATGTAGGCATTTGTTATCAAGGAGCTATTGGTGATTGTGCAGTCACAATAGATTTATCAGGTAAATACCAACATTTGCTAAATGCGGTAGAAAATGCCTTACAAGAAGCGCAGAATATTATAAAAGTCGGCCTAGAATTAAAAGAAATAGGAAAGGTTATTTATCAAACCATTAGTAAATTCAACTGTAGTACCATAAAAACTTTATCTGGTCATGGGCTTGGTAAATACAAAATACACACATCTCCTGTTATTCCAAATTATGACAACAAATCCACTGCTATCATAAAGCCTGGAATGACCTTTGCTATTGAACCTTTTGCTTCAACAGGTAGTGGGCATATTGATGAAGTAGGCTTTCCTTATATTTTTTCTCAAAAAAGATTGGTTTCCCAAAAGAAAGAAAAAGAGAAAATGGTTTATGAAAAAATAAAAGCTTACAATGGTTTACCTTTTGCTATGCATGATTTAAGAATTGATGGCATTTCTTTAGCGGAATTAAAAAAGATTATTCATGAATTCCAAAAAGTTGGGATGATAGAAGGTTACGCTGCCTTAGTTGAAACAAGTTCAGGAATGGTAGCTCAAGCTGAAAATTCTGTTTTAGTTGATGAGGATGGAAAGGTTTTTATAACTACACAATAG
- the rlmK_1 gene encoding Ribosomal RNA large subunit methyltransferase K, which produces MSSIAKDKKILNLFAYTCSFSVHAAVAGATFTKSVDMSNTYTSWGKDNFLLNKLSLHNNEIVRADCLKFLEEEVLFGVRYDIIVIDPPTISRSKKMDQLFDIHYDYIYLINQAIRLLNQNGTIIFSTNSRKFLFDYNLFPNCTIRDVSDKTIPIDFHDPKIHRCWNIQLKKS; this is translated from the coding sequence GTGTCTTCAATTGCAAAAGATAAAAAAATCCTTAATCTATTTGCTTATACGTGTTCTTTTAGTGTTCATGCAGCCGTTGCTGGTGCCACTTTTACTAAGAGTGTAGATATGTCAAATACATACACTTCATGGGGTAAAGATAATTTTTTATTAAATAAATTATCACTTCATAATAATGAAATCGTAAGAGCTGATTGCTTAAAATTTTTGGAAGAAGAAGTATTATTTGGAGTTAGATATGATATTATAGTTATCGATCCTCCGACCATTTCTCGTTCAAAAAAAATGGATCAGCTATTTGACATTCACTATGATTATATCTATTTAATCAACCAAGCTATAAGGTTGTTAAATCAAAATGGCACTATAATATTTAGCACAAATTCAAGAAAATTTCTCTTCGATTACAATTTATTTCCAAACTGTACCATTCGAGATGTTTCTGATAAAACGATTCCAATCGATTTTCACGATCCAAAGATTCACCGTTGCTGGAATATTCAATTAAAAAAAAGTTAA
- a CDS encoding Transposase IS116/IS110/IS902 family protein: MLTSIKEEPSKKAKTVRSKKYQYTFNVSDHLKSLIGIDLTAIPGIDVSTALKLISEIGTDIKRWPTVKHFCAWLGLCPGTRISGGRRLSSHTSHSTNKAATILRMSASGLYKNNSVFGAHLRKMKARMGPVEAITATAHKMARAIYFMMLNKTEYVEVGCDYYDKMNGEKTLKFLKKRAAAFGYKLEKYI, from the coding sequence ATGTTAACATCAATTAAAGAAGAGCCATCAAAAAAAGCAAAAACTGTTAGATCTAAAAAATATCAATATACTTTTAACGTATCAGATCATCTCAAATCGCTTATAGGTATCGATTTAACAGCAATCCCCGGGATTGACGTAAGTACAGCATTAAAACTCATTTCAGAAATAGGAACAGATATCAAACGATGGCCAACTGTAAAGCATTTCTGTGCATGGCTTGGGCTTTGCCCAGGAACTCGAATTTCTGGAGGAAGAAGATTAAGTAGTCATACATCACATAGTACTAATAAAGCGGCTACAATTTTGCGAATGTCAGCAAGTGGACTTTATAAAAACAATAGTGTTTTTGGAGCGCATCTAAGAAAGATGAAGGCGAGAATGGGACCTGTGGAAGCGATAACAGCAACAGCGCATAAAATGGCTAGAGCAATTTATTTTATGATGTTGAATAAGACAGAATATGTTGAGGTAGGGTGCGATTATTATGATAAAATGAATGGAGAAAAAACACTTAAATTTTTGAAGAAAAGGGCAGCGGCATTTGGATACAAATTAGAGAAATACATATAG
- a CDS encoding Transposase, with amino-acid sequence MNRSSIKIINPDSAGIDIGASSHFVAIPEGRDNEIVREFECYTPDIQRMISWLKKCSIKTIVMESTGSYWIPVFEMLEQAGFEVNLVDAHHVKNIRGRKSDVIDCQWLQQLHAHGLLAAAFRPEDKIVELRSYLRQRSMLIESAATHVNRMQKALVQMNIHLQNAISDITGVTGMAIIRAILRGKTNPKELAKMRDPRCKQPIEVIESSLQGNYREEHLFALQQAVNAYDFYQNQIRECDEAVKKNSKC; translated from the coding sequence ATGAACCGATCCTCAATTAAAATAATAAATCCAGATTCTGCAGGAATAGATATTGGCGCTTCTTCACATTTTGTAGCTATACCAGAAGGGCGAGATAATGAAATAGTAAGAGAATTTGAGTGTTATACACCTGATATTCAAAGAATGATCTCTTGGCTTAAGAAGTGTAGTATAAAAACTATTGTAATGGAGTCTACAGGGTCGTATTGGATTCCGGTTTTCGAAATGCTTGAGCAAGCGGGTTTCGAAGTAAATCTAGTAGATGCGCATCATGTTAAAAATATTAGAGGTCGTAAATCGGATGTTATCGACTGTCAGTGGTTACAACAGCTTCATGCCCATGGCCTGTTAGCAGCAGCATTTCGCCCAGAAGATAAAATTGTAGAATTAAGAAGTTATCTTAGGCAAAGATCAATGCTTATAGAATCTGCAGCTACACATGTCAATAGAATGCAAAAAGCGCTAGTACAAATGAATATACATCTTCAAAATGCGATCAGTGATATCACCGGTGTTACTGGCATGGCAATAATCAGGGCTATCTTAAGAGGAAAAACAAACCCCAAAGAATTAGCTAAAATGAGAGACCCTAGATGTAAACAACCGATAGAAGTTATTGAAAGCTCCTTGCAAGGCAATTACAGGGAAGAACATTTATTTGCTTTGCAGCAAGCAGTTAATGCATACGATTTTTATCAAAACCAAATTCGAGAATGCGATGAAGCCGTAAAAAAAAACTCGAAATGTTAA
- the rlmK_2 gene encoding Ribosomal RNA large subunit methyltransferase K, with amino-acid sequence MEIQLPEIHDGEDKSSPFINCIRKNYKHVKKWAKRTNTNCFRIYDREIHHYPFAIDYYDGNFCIHFFASKNNPELRDEQAQEIILSLQKIFNISEKSIYWRIRSKAKETRQYEKQANSKDFFTVLEYGVKFKVNLKDYLDTGLFLDHRG; translated from the coding sequence ATGGAAATTCAATTACCCGAAATTCATGATGGTGAAGATAAATCTTCACCTTTCATCAATTGTATTAGAAAAAATTATAAACATGTAAAAAAATGGGCTAAACGAACTAATACAAATTGTTTTAGAATTTATGACCGTGAAATTCACCATTATCCTTTTGCTATAGATTACTATGATGGCAATTTTTGCATACATTTTTTTGCATCTAAAAATAATCCTGAATTAAGAGATGAACAAGCTCAAGAAATTATTTTAAGCCTACAGAAAATTTTTAATATTTCTGAAAAATCGATATATTGGAGAATACGTTCAAAGGCAAAAGAGACGAGACAATATGAAAAACAAGCAAATAGTAAAGATTTTTTTACCGTCTTAGAATACGGAGTAAAATTTAAGGTTAATTTGAAGGATTATTTAGATACTGGGCTTTTTTTAGATCACAGAGGATAG
- the asnS_2 gene encoding Asparagine--tRNA ligase, with amino-acid sequence MKRTLAKELINFPHERKKVRGWINNVRAFGKVNFLIIRDRTGLIQIVIEDKLEYNKIASLQIGSVLTIEGTVIPSQSDLKVEMTNPLITVEVPIHESPPIEYYKPKIPSDLEFILDNRSIALRNRQIQAIFKIQGAIAHAYRLFMYNEIKATEYFAPNLIGASSEGGADFFSVDYFGQTATLAQSSQLYKQIMVGVNERVFALMPFFRAENSNTTRHLTEGKQFEFEFGFFDHWEEILNIQENCLKFIVNYVKENYSDDLKVLDTKLIDAPIDIPFPRVTFAEAQEIYYQRTGIDERNEPDLSPAAEKELCRFAKEKYGTDLIFITHWKTSKRPFYSFPNETNPQLTNTFDLLCAGTEITSGGQRRHSYESMVEGILAKDMNPVNFEDYLNIFKYGMPPHGGFGMGLERLTMTILQLKNIREASLFPSDPKRIAGNKIKGKVFFGEENIRNEIIRLLKKQGVEFQHITHSPTPTSEDSAKTRNTKLEEGVKSILLKGKTSKKNYQFNIPSHLKLDMKAVAEKVGEKCEFENADVIKERFGLIPGGVPPFGNLLNLETFYDEKIAKEKISAFNCGMQTESIIMKSDDLISIVAPSFGSFSKE; translated from the coding sequence ATGAAGCGAACTTTAGCAAAAGAATTAATAAACTTCCCCCATGAAAGAAAAAAAGTCAGAGGATGGATCAATAATGTACGTGCCTTTGGAAAGGTTAATTTTTTAATTATTAGGGATAGAACGGGTCTTATCCAAATTGTCATCGAAGATAAGCTAGAATATAATAAAATTGCTTCACTCCAAATCGGTTCTGTATTAACAATTGAAGGTACTGTTATCCCGTCTCAGTCAGATCTCAAAGTAGAAATGACAAATCCACTAATAACCGTAGAAGTTCCAATTCATGAATCTCCTCCAATAGAATATTATAAACCTAAAATTCCAAGCGATTTAGAATTTATATTAGATAATCGCTCCATAGCCCTTCGAAATAGACAAATACAAGCTATTTTTAAAATCCAAGGCGCTATTGCCCACGCTTACCGCTTATTTATGTATAATGAAATCAAAGCCACTGAATATTTTGCTCCTAATTTAATAGGCGCCTCATCTGAAGGGGGGGCTGATTTTTTTAGTGTAGATTACTTTGGCCAAACAGCTACTTTAGCCCAAAGTAGCCAACTTTATAAGCAGATTATGGTTGGGGTTAATGAAAGAGTTTTTGCATTAATGCCTTTTTTTCGTGCAGAAAACTCTAATACCACCCGTCATTTAACAGAAGGCAAGCAGTTTGAATTTGAATTTGGTTTTTTTGATCATTGGGAAGAAATTTTGAATATTCAAGAAAACTGCCTTAAATTTATCGTAAACTATGTAAAAGAAAATTATAGCGATGATTTAAAAGTTTTGGATACGAAACTCATTGACGCTCCTATTGATATCCCTTTCCCTAGAGTTACATTTGCTGAAGCACAAGAAATTTATTACCAAAGAACTGGAATTGATGAAAGAAATGAACCTGACTTAAGCCCAGCTGCTGAAAAAGAACTATGTCGTTTTGCTAAAGAAAAGTATGGAACTGATTTAATTTTTATCACTCATTGGAAAACTTCAAAAAGACCTTTTTACTCTTTTCCAAATGAAACAAACCCTCAATTGACAAATACGTTTGATCTTCTTTGTGCTGGAACAGAAATTACTTCAGGTGGACAACGTAGACACTCTTATGAATCGATGGTAGAGGGAATTTTAGCTAAAGATATGAACCCTGTAAATTTTGAGGATTATCTAAATATTTTTAAATATGGGATGCCTCCACACGGCGGTTTTGGAATGGGCTTAGAAAGACTTACAATGACAATTTTGCAATTAAAAAATATTAGAGAAGCTTCTTTGTTTCCATCTGATCCCAAAAGAATTGCAGGAAATAAGATCAAAGGCAAAGTATTTTTTGGAGAAGAAAACATACGTAATGAAATCATAAGACTTCTTAAAAAACAAGGGGTTGAATTTCAACATATTACACATTCCCCGACACCAACCTCTGAGGATTCTGCTAAAACCAGAAACACCAAATTAGAAGAAGGTGTAAAATCAATCCTTTTAAAGGGAAAAACATCTAAGAAAAATTATCAATTCAATATACCTTCCCATTTAAAACTAGATATGAAAGCAGTAGCTGAAAAAGTGGGTGAAAAATGTGAATTTGAAAATGCCGATGTGATTAAAGAGCGTTTTGGTTTAATTCCAGGGGGTGTTCCTCCATTTGGAAACCTGTTAAATTTAGAAACCTTTTATGATGAAAAAATAGCAAAAGAAAAAATATCGGCTTTTAATTGTGGAATGCAAACGGAATCTATCATAATGAAGTCTGATGATTTAATTTCTATCGTAGCTCCCTCATTTGGATCTTTTAGTAAAGAATAA